One window from the genome of Candidatus Thermoplasmatota archaeon encodes:
- a CDS encoding 6-pyruvoyl tetrahydropterin synthase family protein, with protein MNLRIDGWRKGIRFSASHLIPGHEQCGHMHGHTYAMHAVIGGEPVGHGFIVDFNEVVAILKGLADRFDHRLLLPTRNERIEIKESADEIAFFVGSRRYVLPRDDVELLPLANVSAENLADHVCGELARALAGRPNLRRVEAGVDEGYGKGAWAERVL; from the coding sequence GTGAACCTGCGCATCGACGGCTGGCGCAAGGGCATCCGGTTCTCGGCAAGCCACCTCATCCCCGGCCACGAGCAGTGCGGCCACATGCACGGCCACACGTACGCGATGCACGCGGTCATCGGCGGCGAGCCGGTCGGCCACGGGTTCATCGTGGACTTCAACGAGGTGGTCGCCATCCTGAAGGGCCTGGCCGACCGCTTCGACCACCGCCTTCTTCTTCCCACGCGCAACGAGCGCATCGAGATCAAGGAGAGCGCCGACGAGATCGCCTTCTTCGTGGGCTCCCGGCGCTACGTGCTGCCACGCGATGACGTCGAGCTCCTGCCGCTTGCAAACGTGAGCGCCGAGAACCTGGCCGACCACGTCTGCGGCGAGCTCGCCCGCGCGCTCGCCGGGCGGCCCAACCTTCGCAGGGTGGAGGCGGGCGTGGACGAGGGGTACGGCAAGGGCGCCTGGGCGGAGAGGGTCCTGTGA
- the queC gene encoding 7-cyano-7-deazaguanine synthase QueC, which translates to MTTPAKSAVVLLSGGMDSAVAAAIARADGFGLAALTIDYGQRHARELSAAQALARALGCLDHRVVRVDLGAIGGSSLTDARIPVPKNRGPDDIGTGIPSTYVPSRNIVFLAVAAGYAEAIGAGAVYIGANAIDYSGYPDCRPGFLKAFEDALALGTRAGNEGRAIRVLAPLLQLSKADIVRRGRELGVPFEITWSCYEGGERPCGRCDSCLLRAKGFAEAGVDDPTVAAGGARGRT; encoded by the coding sequence GTGACGACGCCCGCCAAGAGCGCCGTGGTCCTCCTTTCGGGCGGCATGGACTCGGCCGTCGCGGCGGCCATCGCGCGCGCGGACGGGTTTGGCCTTGCCGCGCTCACGATCGACTACGGCCAGCGCCACGCGCGCGAGCTCTCCGCCGCGCAGGCGCTCGCGCGGGCGCTTGGCTGCCTCGACCACCGGGTCGTGCGCGTGGACCTGGGCGCCATCGGGGGAAGCTCGCTCACGGACGCGCGCATCCCCGTTCCCAAGAACCGGGGACCCGACGACATCGGCACCGGCATCCCTTCCACGTACGTCCCCTCGCGCAACATCGTGTTCCTGGCGGTGGCGGCCGGGTACGCCGAGGCCATCGGAGCCGGCGCCGTGTACATCGGCGCCAACGCGATCGACTATTCGGGCTATCCGGATTGCCGGCCGGGCTTCCTCAAGGCCTTCGAGGACGCGCTCGCGTTGGGCACGCGCGCCGGCAACGAGGGCCGCGCCATCCGCGTGCTCGCGCCGCTGCTGCAGCTCTCGAAGGCCGACATCGTGCGCCGCGGCCGGGAGCTTGGCGTTCCCTTCGAGATCACCTGGTCGTGCTACGAGGGCGGCGAGCGGCCCTGCGGCCGTTGCGACTCCTGCCTGCTGCGCGCCAAGGGATTCGCCGAGGCCGGCGTGGACGATCCGACCGTCGCTGCCGGCGGAGCGCGCGGGCGGACCTAG
- a CDS encoding ABC transporter ATP-binding protein, translating into MRAPAVVAENLSKSYDGTGSPVPVLRGVSLSVAPGEFVAVTGPSGCGKTTLLNCLSGLDAPTSGRALLSGHDLAALSDDERTRLRGRKVGFVFQSYNLLPVLSAVENVELPLLIAGQAETQARAEALATLSELGLSHRAHHLPKQLSGGEQQRVAIARAIVHRPEIVFADEPTGNLDSATGRSILELLAKTRRARGVTLVVVTHDASVASLADRVVAMESGRILSHARPAGG; encoded by the coding sequence ATGCGCGCCCCGGCCGTCGTCGCCGAGAACCTTTCGAAGTCCTACGACGGGACCGGCTCGCCGGTCCCCGTTCTTCGCGGCGTGAGCCTCTCCGTCGCGCCGGGCGAGTTCGTCGCCGTGACCGGTCCTTCGGGATGCGGCAAGACCACCCTTCTCAACTGCCTCTCGGGCCTCGACGCGCCCACGTCGGGACGCGCGCTCCTCTCCGGCCACGATCTTGCCGCGCTCTCGGACGACGAGCGAACGCGCCTTCGCGGCCGCAAGGTCGGCTTCGTGTTCCAATCCTACAACCTCCTGCCGGTCCTCTCGGCCGTCGAGAACGTGGAGCTTCCCCTCCTCATCGCCGGCCAGGCGGAGACGCAGGCGCGTGCGGAAGCGCTCGCCACGCTTTCCGAGCTGGGACTTTCGCACCGCGCGCATCACCTGCCCAAGCAGCTTTCGGGCGGCGAGCAGCAGCGGGTCGCCATCGCGCGGGCGATCGTGCACCGGCCGGAGATCGTCTTTGCGGACGAGCCCACCGGCAACCTCGATTCGGCCACGGGACGCTCGATCCTGGAGCTTCTGGCCAAGACGCGGCGCGCGCGCGGCGTGACGCTTGTCGTCGTGACGCACGACGCGTCGGTCGCCTCGCTTGCCGACCGGGTGGTCGCCATGGAATCCGGCCGGATCCTTTCGCACGCGCGGCCGGCCGGAGGCTAG